A stretch of DNA from Shewanella sediminis HAW-EB3:
GATAATCACAGCGTTCGGTTAATTCGCACAGAGAAAAAAGTGGATAGAAACATCTATGCTGATGATCATGAGCTAAATTTGTTTGTAGTTGCTGTTCTAGATATTCTAGTCGCAAATAGCTTCTTGTTTTTTCATTTAAAGGCTGTTCATAAATTAGTTCAGTCATGGCGTTTTTTAAGTATTATTGGCTAATTTCAAATAATTATTATGTAGTGTAATGACCTTCCCTTTTAGTGCCGATATCTTTCCATGATTGTCTATGACATCATCAGCCTTCGATAGTCTTTCAGCTCTGGGAGCCTGACTATCTATTATGTTTTTAATTTGTTCTGAAGAAACAGAATCTCTATCAATTGTTCTGTCCAATTGCTGTTCAGGTGAAATATCAACCAGAAGAGATAAGTTTACTAACCTATCTAAACCATTCTCAAATAGCAAGGGAGCAACCAAAATAGCGTAGGGTGAAGTGGTGGATTCAATACATTTTAGTATCTTACTCCTGATCATGGGGTGCATCAGATCGTTTAGCCATTGTCGTTCATCGGGCTGACTAAAAATGAGCTCTCTGAGTGTGGCCCTATTTAGGCTTTTATCCTTGTTTAGTATTGTGTTTCCAAAGTGAGCACTAATCTCATTTAGCCCTTTGGATCCAACCTCGACCACCTCTCGAGCAATAATATCTGCATCGACAAGCTCAACGCCTAACTCGGCGAACATATTGGCAACGGTTGTTTTCCCGCTACCAATACCGCCCGTCAGGCCAACTATAAACTTTGACATTGATCTGTTCCTACTTACCGTTTATCTATCAAAGGCTGTTATTCGTTACAGTGTAGAAAGGTACCAGTTTGTAATATCGGAGCCCCAGATCATGGCGATCCAACCTGCTGCTGCTATATATGGGCCGAAAGGAATTGGGTTAGTTTTATTTATCTTCTTGGTTACTATCAAGCCTATACCGACTATTGCGCCAACCAGCGATGATAATAAAATAATGAGTGGTAACATCTGCCAACCAAACCAGGCTCCGAAAACGGCTAATAGTTTAAAATCACCATATCCCATGCCTTCCTTACCCGTTAAAAGCTTAAAGGCCCAGAAGACACTCCAGAGGCTTAAATAGCCAGCCGCAGCACCGATCATTGCATCGGTCGGTGACGCAAAGGTACCATTCAGATTTATCAGTAAGCCAAGCCAGAGTAGAGGAAGGGTGAGCTGATCTGGCAGTAACATTTCATCCAGATCAATACCTGTTAGGGCTATTAAAACAAATGTCAGTACCGTCGCAAAAATGAATTCCCAGCCAGGCCCGAAATGATATGCAAGCAATGCTACAGCCAGCCCGG
This window harbors:
- the coaE gene encoding dephospho-CoA kinase (Dephospho-CoA kinase (CoaE) performs the final step in coenzyme A biosynthesis.) — its product is MSKFIVGLTGGIGSGKTTVANMFAELGVELVDADIIAREVVEVGSKGLNEISAHFGNTILNKDKSLNRATLRELIFSQPDERQWLNDLMHPMIRSKILKCIESTTSPYAILVAPLLFENGLDRLVNLSLLVDISPEQQLDRTIDRDSVSSEQIKNIIDSQAPRAERLSKADDVIDNHGKISALKGKVITLHNNYLKLANNT
- a CDS encoding prepilin peptidase, which gives rise to MSEFISILSQNLWLFSIISFIFSAVIGSFLNVVIHRFPVMLKREWQQECNQYLNEYHEKLIAPISEQLNNPIDDYPERYNLVVPASACPKCKTNIKPWHNLPIVGWLMLKGKCAACGTSISPRYPIIELLTGLAVALLAYHFGPGWEFIFATVLTFVLIALTGIDLDEMLLPDQLTLPLLWLGLLINLNGTFASPTDAMIGAAAGYLSLWSVFWAFKLLTGKEGMGYGDFKLLAVFGAWFGWQMLPLIILLSSLVGAIVGIGLIVTKKINKTNPIPFGPYIAAAGWIAMIWGSDITNWYLSTL